A single Lolium perenne isolate Kyuss_39 chromosome 6, Kyuss_2.0, whole genome shotgun sequence DNA region contains:
- the LOC127306591 gene encoding myb-related protein Zm1 — translation MGRGRAPCCAKVGLNRGSWTPQEDMRLVAYIQKHGHSNWRALPRQAGLLRCGKSCRLRWINYLRPDLRRGNFTPDEEETVIKLHASLGNKWSRIAACLPGRTDNEIKNVWNTHLKKKASQSQTEQKPATDKNNREAANGDSNDAPVPSLSSGSSSTAITTTSNGSSGSDTEAGEQCETTNEPEMTDMLPPLELELEPDIDILDMLVDAPEEACPAAAPMLPSSCSTSSLTPSVGGLEELLELPEIDMDTDIWSIIDDDFARVPCSTTNASQQEAAKEWWLEDLERELGLWGPTEESQPQVDPHDQIGCDNVCS, via the exons ATGGGGCGAGGCAGGGCACCGTGCTGCGCCAAGGTGGGGCTGAACAGGGGCTCGTGGACGCCGCAGGAGGACATGCGCCTCGTCGCCTACATTCAGAAGCACGGCCACTCGAACTGGCGCGCCCTCCCCAGGCAAGCAGGCCTTCTCCGGTGCGGGAAGAGCTGCCGGCTGCGGTGGATCAATTACCTGCGCCCGGACCTCAGGCGCGGCAACTTCACCCCCGACGAGGAGGAGACCGTCATCAAGCTGCACGCCTCGCTCGGCAACAA GTGGTCAAGGATCGCGGCGTGCCTGCCCGGGAGGACGGACAACGAGATCAAGAACGTCTGGAACACGCACCTCAAGAAGAAGGCGTCGCAGTCGCAGACGGAGCAGAAGCCAGCCACTGACAAGAACAACCGCGAGGCGGCCAACGGAGACTCCAACGACGCGCCGGTCCCTTCGCTGTCTTCtgggtcctcatcgacggcgataACGACGACGAGCAACGGCTCAAGCGGCAGCGACACGGAGGCCGGCGAGCAGTGCGAGACGACCAACGAGCCCGAGATGACCGATATGCTACCCCCACTCGAACTCGAGCTCGAGCCAGACATCGACATATTGGACATGCTGGTCGACGCGCCAGAGGAGGCGTGCCCGGCCGCTGCGCCAATGCTACCATCTTCGTGCTCGACTTCCTCCTTGACGCCGTCCGTCGGCGGGCTGGAGGAGCTGCTCGAGCTGCCAGAGATCGACATGGACACCGACATCTGGAGCATCATCGATGACGATTTCGCGCGAGTGCCATGTAGTACGACAAACGCCAGTCAACAAGAGGCGGCAAAGGAGTGGTGGTTGGAGGATTTGGAGAGGGAGCTCGGCCTGTGGGGGCCCACGGAGGAATCCCAGCCGCAAGTGGACCCACACGACCAGATAGGCTGCGACAACGTGTGCTCCTAA